A single Staphylococcus muscae DNA region contains:
- the rnz gene encoding ribonuclease Z: MEIIFFGTSAGLPTKERHTQSIALKLEPYATDIWLFDVGEATQHQILHHSIKLGKVSHIFITHMHGDHVYGLPGVLTSRSFQGGEGKPLTIIGPKGIKAYIEASLTFTHVHLNYPLHIIEIDQQLDLTIDQFEVQARMLNHGVPCFGYRIQAPSTPGTLDVAKLKAIGMEPGPQYQQVKKYDTFEFEGVTYDAHQFKAPDKLGPIVAVFGDTKPCDNECILAQNADVIVHEATYIEGDKQLANDYHHSHIDDVLELITRNNVKHALLTHLSNRYTKEDVKAIDQQLKASHTASFQFVHDFDAYQF, encoded by the coding sequence ATGGAAATCATTTTTTTCGGAACAAGCGCAGGGTTACCAACTAAAGAGAGACATACTCAATCTATCGCACTGAAACTAGAGCCTTACGCAACAGATATTTGGCTATTTGATGTTGGAGAGGCGACACAACATCAAATTCTACATCATTCGATTAAGTTAGGAAAGGTAAGCCATATCTTCATTACCCATATGCACGGTGATCATGTTTATGGATTACCAGGGGTCTTGACTAGCCGTTCATTTCAAGGTGGGGAAGGGAAACCACTAACAATCATCGGCCCTAAAGGTATAAAAGCTTATATCGAAGCAAGCTTAACTTTCACTCATGTACATCTCAATTATCCTTTACATATCATCGAGATTGACCAACAACTCGACTTAACCATTGACCAATTTGAAGTACAAGCTCGTATGCTCAATCACGGTGTACCTTGTTTTGGTTATCGTATACAAGCACCAAGTACACCGGGCACATTAGATGTAGCTAAATTGAAAGCAATTGGTATGGAACCGGGACCGCAATATCAACAAGTAAAAAAATATGATACTTTTGAATTTGAAGGTGTTACATATGATGCGCATCAATTTAAAGCACCCGACAAATTAGGTCCAATTGTTGCAGTTTTTGGTGATACAAAACCATGTGACAATGAATGCATATTAGCTCAAAATGCAGATGTTATCGTTCACGAAGCGACATACATCGAAGGTGATAAGCAACTCGCCAATGATTATCATCATAGTCATATTGATGATGTGCTCGAATTAATCACACGTAATAACGTGAAACATGCCTTATTGACACATCTGAGCAATCGTTATACAAAAGAAGATGTCAAAGCAATCGACCAGCAATTAAAAGCTTCTCATACCGCTTCTTTTCAATTCGTACACGATTTCGATGCATATCAATTCTAA
- a CDS encoding NUDIX domain-containing protein, with amino-acid sequence MNFEEKTIEKESIYQGRIIDVEKHLVSLPNGETALREVVKHNGAVAVCAVTPEGKVILVKQFRKPLEHTLVEIPAGKLEPGEDRVSAAMRELEEETGYRARSLQHIGDVYGTPGFSNELISIYFTDDIEKGEMNLDEDEFVEPILYSLSDIENAVKNREINDAKTLIAFQHALLVYNHSK; translated from the coding sequence ATGAATTTTGAAGAAAAGACAATTGAAAAGGAATCCATATATCAAGGGCGGATTATTGATGTGGAAAAGCATCTTGTTTCATTGCCAAATGGGGAAACAGCTTTACGTGAAGTAGTGAAGCATAATGGTGCCGTTGCGGTATGTGCAGTTACACCTGAAGGGAAAGTAATACTCGTTAAGCAATTCCGTAAACCATTGGAACATACACTTGTAGAAATACCTGCAGGAAAGTTAGAACCTGGTGAAGATCGCGTATCTGCAGCTATGCGCGAACTGGAAGAAGAGACAGGATATCGTGCACGTTCACTGCAACATATTGGTGACGTATATGGTACACCAGGTTTTTCAAATGAATTAATTTCCATCTACTTTACAGATGATATTGAAAAAGGGGAAATGAACTTAGACGAAGATGAATTTGTTGAACCAATACTTTATTCATTATCAGATATAGAAAATGCAGTGAAAAACCGTGAAATCAATGATGCGAAGACTTTAATCGCCTTTCAGCATGCATTATTAGTTTATAATCATTCTAAATAA
- a CDS encoding segregation and condensation protein A, which translates to MYEVKLDAFNGPLDLLLHLIQQFEIDIYDIPMNALTEQYMQYVHAMKQLDINVASEYLVMASELLMIKSQLLLPDHSADELVDEDPREALVGKLLEYQNYKEYAEMLNDKREARSHYYTKTATDLSKYELTERIPEGTHIDLTKLIVAYQKMKHRIALKKPKSVDIQKETFTIQQSTDRIYHQLDQRETVTFFDLFTFNESIEHVVTYFLALLEMAKTGMIQLQQIEAFHNIEITKGVNYGTQS; encoded by the coding sequence ATGTATGAAGTAAAATTAGACGCCTTTAATGGGCCTTTGGATTTATTGCTCCATTTAATTCAACAATTTGAAATTGATATTTATGATATCCCGATGAATGCATTGACTGAACAATATATGCAGTATGTTCATGCGATGAAACAATTAGATATTAACGTTGCAAGTGAATATTTAGTAATGGCTTCTGAACTGCTCATGATTAAAAGTCAACTGTTACTCCCAGATCATTCAGCTGATGAACTGGTTGATGAAGACCCACGTGAAGCGTTAGTAGGTAAGTTGTTAGAATATCAAAATTATAAAGAATATGCCGAGATGTTAAATGACAAGAGAGAAGCACGCAGTCATTACTATACGAAAACCGCTACGGATCTTTCAAAATATGAGTTGACTGAACGAATACCAGAAGGAACACACATTGATTTAACAAAATTAATCGTTGCTTATCAAAAAATGAAGCACCGTATTGCACTCAAAAAACCAAAAAGTGTTGATATACAAAAAGAAACATTTACGATTCAACAATCCACAGATCGCATCTATCATCAACTCGATCAACGAGAAACCGTTACTTTTTTTGATCTATTTACATTTAATGAGTCCATAGAACACGTTGTCACATATTTTTTAGCGTTGCTAGAAATGGCAAAAACAGGCATGATACAACTTCAACAAATTGAAGCATTTCACAATATTGAAATCACAAAAGGAGTCAATTATGGCACACAATCTTAA
- a CDS encoding aldo/keto reductase: MQKNILKSGLALSELGLGCMSLGTNEKQAQEIIETALESGITYFDTADIYDKGENEKIVGNILSQYQQRDDIVIGTKVGNQLKPNGDMVWNPSKKHIKENIKQSLQRLGLEHLDLYMLHGGTIEDPLDETISAFEELKKEGLVKGYGLSSIRPNVIRYYLANSDIEVLMSQFNLIDNRPEMLMDEVHEKGVKVLARGPVFKGLFTQNYNKALTQKFNDGIFEYDADTLAKTVSQLHDLEPELTALTFSYLKSFDALGSIIVGASSSEQLRQNVAQYDKTIDPAIVKKARAIVKDLNYTHHLK; the protein is encoded by the coding sequence ATGCAAAAAAATATATTGAAAAGTGGTCTTGCCTTATCCGAATTAGGTTTAGGTTGTATGAGTCTCGGAACGAATGAAAAACAAGCTCAAGAAATCATAGAAACAGCACTCGAATCAGGTATTACCTACTTTGATACAGCAGACATTTATGATAAAGGTGAAAATGAAAAAATTGTTGGAAATATTTTAAGTCAGTATCAACAAAGAGATGATATTGTGATTGGCACGAAAGTTGGTAACCAACTGAAACCCAATGGTGATATGGTATGGAATCCTTCAAAGAAACATATTAAAGAGAACATTAAACAATCATTGCAACGTCTTGGGTTAGAACATCTAGACTTATATATGTTACACGGTGGTACGATTGAAGATCCACTCGATGAGACAATCAGTGCGTTTGAAGAACTCAAAAAAGAAGGTTTGGTAAAAGGGTATGGTCTTTCTTCTATTCGTCCTAATGTTATTCGATATTATTTAGCAAACAGTGATATCGAAGTACTGATGTCGCAGTTCAACCTAATAGATAACCGTCCTGAAATGCTGATGGATGAAGTGCATGAAAAAGGTGTAAAAGTGTTGGCACGTGGCCCTGTGTTTAAAGGATTATTTACACAAAATTATAACAAGGCACTTACTCAAAAATTTAACGATGGCATTTTTGAGTATGATGCTGATACACTTGCAAAAACGGTGTCTCAACTACACGACTTAGAACCTGAATTAACAGCACTTACATTTAGTTATTTGAAGTCATTTGATGCATTAGGTTCTATCATTGTTGGTGCAAGCTCATCTGAACAATTACGCCAAAATGTTGCGCAGTATGACAAAACAATCGATCCAGCAATCGTTAAGAAAGCAAGAGCCATTGTTAAAGACTTAAACTATACACATCACTTAAAATAA
- a CDS encoding DUF309 domain-containing protein, with product MQDALLTFYYQFHTKQHYFLCHDILEDAWKQQNHYTKDDFVVGLILFATASYHYRRCNLKGALRTFKKSIKIINQYADESIASYGLQPNAFRKQIQQLCTDIEQEKCFRPIELPLLKEMEQSIKSTYNDYVVNTTIVDTPDIMHYHRLRDRTPVIDAREKALRLRRMHGNNKKD from the coding sequence GTGCAAGACGCACTATTAACATTTTATTATCAGTTTCATACAAAGCAACATTATTTTTTATGTCATGACATTTTGGAAGATGCATGGAAACAACAAAATCACTATACAAAAGACGACTTTGTTGTCGGTTTGATTTTATTTGCGACTGCGTCTTATCATTATCGACGTTGTAACTTAAAAGGTGCGTTGCGTACTTTCAAAAAGTCTATAAAAATTATCAATCAATATGCGGATGAAAGTATTGCGTCATATGGTTTACAACCGAATGCATTTCGGAAACAAATACAACAATTATGTACCGACATTGAGCAAGAAAAGTGCTTTAGACCGATTGAATTGCCATTGTTAAAAGAGATGGAGCAATCTATAAAGAGCACTTACAACGATTATGTGGTAAATACGACCATTGTTGACACACCAGACATTATGCATTATCACCGACTTCGAGATCGAACACCTGTGATTGATGCGCGTGAGAAAGCATTAAGATTACGTCGTATGCATGGAAACAACAAGAAAGACTAG
- a CDS encoding SDR family NAD(P)-dependent oxidoreductase gives MDHKHFLVTGATSGIGYELVKQLHYHGARLTLLIRDEEKATQLFPTKSFPNISFIVCDLNDTTAIENLSSDFQKLNVSFDGFIHSAGLGYFKSLASHTTEELLKTYRLNVIHFAVLLNVIKPFLVTNPQIVALSSMSGLATQPYAAHYGASKAALIQILNALRIEEPSYHVLNVILGPVKTPFHDHSDPSGTFKRKTALFMLKPEQVAKDIIVAMNKGHQELRAPKWMSMMLRLYSLAPRTIEKAAKPFFMSKKQ, from the coding sequence ATGGATCATAAACACTTTTTGGTAACAGGGGCTACAAGTGGTATTGGTTATGAACTCGTAAAGCAATTACATTATCATGGTGCAAGACTCACTTTATTAATTAGAGATGAAGAGAAAGCAACACAATTATTTCCAACTAAAAGTTTCCCAAATATAAGCTTTATCGTATGTGATTTAAACGACACAACAGCAATTGAAAATTTATCATCAGATTTTCAAAAACTAAATGTATCATTTGATGGATTTATACATAGTGCCGGTCTCGGTTACTTTAAATCATTGGCATCACATACAACGGAGGAATTGTTAAAAACATATCGTTTAAATGTGATTCATTTTGCGGTATTACTCAATGTGATCAAACCATTCTTAGTAACAAATCCGCAAATTGTTGCACTCAGCAGTATGTCTGGACTGGCGACACAGCCCTATGCGGCACATTATGGGGCGAGTAAAGCAGCTTTAATTCAAATTTTAAACGCCTTACGTATAGAAGAACCATCTTATCACGTATTAAACGTGATATTAGGTCCTGTGAAAACACCATTCCATGATCATTCAGACCCATCAGGAACATTCAAGCGTAAAACAGCTTTATTTATGTTAAAGCCAGAACAAGTGGCAAAAGATATTATTGTGGCAATGAACAAAGGGCATCAAGAACTACGTGCACCAAAGTGGATGTCCATGATGCTCAGACTTTATTCATTGGCACCTAGAACTATTGAAAAAGCAGCCAAACCATTCTTTATGAGCAAGAAGCAATAA
- a CDS encoding Fur family transcriptional regulator has product MEERLNRVKQQLQQSSYKLTPQREATVRVLIENEADHLSAEDVYLKVKEKAPEIGLATVYRTLELLADIKVVDKVSFGDGVSRFDLRKEGSKHFHHHLVCMECGRVDEIDEDLLPQVEERVENEFEFKILDHRLTFHGICKTCQQAGKGADA; this is encoded by the coding sequence GTGGAAGAACGACTTAATCGCGTGAAGCAGCAATTGCAGCAATCATCGTATAAGTTAACACCCCAACGTGAAGCAACCGTACGTGTCCTTATCGAGAATGAGGCAGACCACCTCAGTGCAGAAGATGTATATTTGAAAGTAAAAGAAAAAGCCCCAGAAATTGGACTTGCGACTGTTTATCGAACTTTAGAATTATTAGCAGATATTAAAGTTGTCGACAAAGTAAGCTTCGGTGACGGTGTTTCTCGTTTTGACCTGCGCAAAGAAGGTTCTAAACACTTCCATCATCATCTCGTTTGTATGGAATGCGGTCGTGTGGATGAAATTGACGAGGACCTTTTACCGCAAGTTGAAGAGCGAGTGGAAAATGAATTTGAATTTAAAATTTTAGACCACCGATTAACTTTTCACGGCATTTGTAAGACATGCCAACAAGCTGGTAAAGGGGCAGACGCTTAG
- the proC gene encoding pyrroline-5-carboxylate reductase: MKIVFYGAGNMAHAIFTGIINSKVLPAENIYLTNRSNEAALQQYQSELGIQYSYDDAELLKDADYVFLGSKPHDFNELAERMHAHVDSKNKFISIMAGLPISYIREALDVSNPIARIMPNTNAHVGHSVTGLSFSRNFGPKSKDEVLEVINAFGSAIEVKEDHLHQVTAITGSGPAFLYHVFEKYVDAGTKLGLDKSQVEESIRELIIGTSKMIERSDLSMEQLRKNITSKGGTTQAGLNALSNYDIEGIFEDCLNAAVERSVELSEQEENES, encoded by the coding sequence ATGAAAATTGTATTTTATGGGGCAGGCAATATGGCACACGCTATCTTCACAGGTATTATTAACTCTAAAGTATTACCAGCAGAAAATATATATTTAACAAATCGTTCAAACGAAGCGGCGCTACAACAATATCAGTCCGAATTAGGAATTCAATATAGCTATGATGATGCGGAGTTATTGAAAGATGCGGATTATGTATTTCTCGGTTCAAAACCACATGATTTTAATGAACTTGCAGAACGCATGCATGCACATGTCGATTCAAAGAATAAGTTTATTTCAATCATGGCAGGGTTACCGATTTCATATATCCGAGAAGCACTCGATGTGTCTAACCCAATTGCGCGTATTATGCCAAATACGAATGCACATGTTGGTCATTCTGTCACAGGATTAAGCTTTTCAAGAAACTTTGGACCGAAGTCTAAAGATGAAGTATTAGAAGTCATCAATGCATTCGGTTCGGCAATTGAAGTGAAGGAAGATCACCTTCATCAAGTGACAGCGATTACAGGAAGCGGTCCGGCATTTTTGTATCATGTTTTTGAAAAATATGTCGATGCAGGTACAAAGTTAGGCCTTGATAAATCACAAGTTGAAGAATCAATTCGTGAACTAATTATCGGAACGAGTAAAATGATTGAACGTTCAGACCTTAGTATGGAACAATTACGAAAAAACATTACATCTAAAGGTGGTACGACACAAGCAGGTTTGAATGCATTATCCAACTACGATATTGAAGGGATTTTTGAAGATTGTTTAAATGCAGCGGTTGAGCGTAGCGTTGAACTTTCGGAACAAGAAGAAAATGAGTCATAA
- the xerD gene encoding site-specific tyrosine recombinase XerD, translating into MEEVRDEYLRFIQLEKGLSANTIAAYRRDLNQYIEFLNSQKVGQLDFVTRDIIQQCFAVRHDEGHSAKSIARFTSTIRSFHQFALRERYTSQDPTVLITTPKYERKLPDVLSVDEVDKLLSSFDLSKANDYRNRTMLELLYATGMRVSELIFVEIQDINLVMGFVKVFGKGNKERIIPLGETVIQYLTHYLEEVRPQLLKKTVTDVLFLNLHGKPLSRQGVWKMIKQAGVKAGLSKRLTPHTLRHSFATHLLENGADLRAVQEMLGHSDISTTQLYTHVSSTQIRKIYQSYHPRA; encoded by the coding sequence ATGGAAGAAGTCCGAGATGAATATTTAAGATTTATACAACTTGAAAAGGGCTTATCTGCAAATACAATTGCTGCATATCGGCGTGACTTAAACCAATATATCGAATTTTTAAACTCACAAAAAGTGGGGCAACTAGATTTTGTAACACGAGATATAATACAACAATGCTTTGCTGTACGCCATGATGAAGGCCATTCGGCTAAGTCAATTGCACGTTTCACTTCTACCATAAGAAGCTTTCATCAATTCGCATTACGTGAACGTTATACTTCTCAAGATCCGACTGTACTGATTACGACACCGAAATATGAACGGAAATTGCCGGATGTGTTATCTGTCGATGAAGTCGACAAACTATTATCTTCATTCGATTTAAGTAAAGCGAATGATTATCGCAACCGTACCATGCTCGAGTTACTTTACGCCACAGGTATGCGTGTATCCGAATTAATTTTCGTTGAAATACAAGATATCAACTTAGTCATGGGCTTTGTGAAAGTGTTTGGTAAAGGGAATAAGGAACGGATTATCCCGCTCGGGGAAACCGTCATTCAATATTTGACACACTATCTCGAAGAAGTACGCCCTCAACTACTCAAAAAGACGGTCACAGATGTGTTGTTTCTCAATCTACACGGTAAACCTTTATCTAGACAAGGTGTCTGGAAAATGATCAAACAAGCAGGTGTTAAAGCTGGTTTATCGAAACGCTTAACACCGCATACATTACGTCATTCCTTTGCAACACATCTGTTGGAGAACGGAGCTGATTTACGTGCTGTCCAAGAAATGCTTGGACATTCTGACATTTCAACGACACAACTATATACACACGTCTCCAGTACTCAGATTCGTAAAATATATCAATCATATCATCCAAGAGCATAG